In Streptococcus dysgalactiae subsp. dysgalactiae, the following are encoded in one genomic region:
- a CDS encoding YhgE/Pip domain-containing protein yields the protein MLEELKALIKNPKLIITMIGVAMVPALYNLSFLGSMWDPYGRVNDLPIAVVNQDKPAKMADESLTIGDDMVDKMSKNKELDYHFVSSKSAQKGLKKGDYYMVITLPEDLSQRATTLLNPEPQKLTIRYQTSKGRGMVAAKMGETAMTKLKESVSQNITKTYTSAVFSSMTELQSGLKEASTGSQALASGAKTAQAGSQTLSTNLAALTGASQQFQQGTRRLTSGLTTYTDGVNQVKNGLGTLSTDIPNYLNGVSRLSQGASQLNQGLSQLTQATTLSDEKAKGIQSLIVGLPVLNQGIQQLNTELSTMEPPHLNADELGNSLGTIAQAAKQVIAEETDTQNEQLSALQATSVYQSLTAEQQGELAAALSQSDKSQTVSAAQTILSSVQTLSTGLQTLSQGNSLAQLDQLKAAVSQIASQSNHALPGASSVLSELSMGLSKVNGSLNQQVLPGSNQLTTGLAHLNGYNTAIGSGVTKLSEGATALSTKSRELLKGSQQLSEDAGKLANGSFQLSQGGNQLTSGLTDLSTGLSTLNGSLAKASQQLSLVSVQDRNARAVSKPVLLNEKDRDDVKTNGIGMAPYMIAVSLMVVALSTNVIFANSLSGRPVKNKWDWAKQKFVINGFISTVGSIILYLAIQLLGFEAHYGMKTLGFIILSGWTLMALVTALVGWDDRYGSFASLVMLLLQVGSSGGSYPIELSGAFFQTLHPFLPMTYVVSGLRQTISLDGNIGLEIKVLTGFLLAFTVLALLIYRPKKTV from the coding sequence ATGTTAGAAGAACTTAAAGCACTTATTAAAAATCCAAAATTAATCATTACAATGATTGGTGTGGCAATGGTTCCCGCCTTATATAATTTATCGTTTTTAGGATCAATGTGGGATCCTTATGGTCGTGTCAATGACCTTCCCATTGCTGTTGTTAATCAAGATAAGCCTGCAAAGATGGCTGATGAATCATTAACAATCGGCGATGATATGGTGGACAAGATGTCTAAAAACAAAGAGTTAGACTATCATTTTGTATCTTCAAAAAGCGCTCAAAAAGGTCTTAAAAAAGGTGATTATTATATGGTCATTACTTTACCCGAAGATCTTTCTCAGCGAGCAACAACCTTATTAAATCCCGAACCCCAAAAACTAACTATCCGTTACCAAACTAGTAAAGGACGTGGAATGGTCGCTGCTAAGATGGGGGAAACAGCGATGACTAAACTGAAAGAGTCTGTTTCGCAAAACATTACGAAGACTTACACCTCAGCAGTTTTTAGCAGTATGACGGAGCTCCAATCAGGATTAAAAGAAGCCTCAACTGGAAGTCAAGCACTGGCTTCAGGAGCGAAGACCGCTCAGGCGGGGAGTCAAACACTTTCGACGAACTTAGCAGCCTTAACGGGTGCTAGCCAACAGTTTCAACAAGGTACTAGACGATTGACATCAGGTTTGACTACTTATACAGATGGTGTCAACCAAGTCAAGAATGGATTAGGAACATTATCAACGGATATCCCCAATTATCTGAACGGGGTTTCTAGGTTATCCCAGGGAGCTTCTCAGCTTAATCAGGGTCTTTCACAGTTGACACAAGCAACAACACTTTCTGATGAGAAAGCTAAGGGAATTCAATCCTTAATTGTAGGGCTACCGGTCCTAAATCAAGGCATTCAACAACTAAATACAGAGCTATCAACAATGGAACCCCCTCACCTTAATGCTGATGAGCTAGGTAATAGCTTAGGAACTATCGCTCAAGCTGCCAAACAAGTCATTGCGGAAGAGACTGACACTCAGAATGAACAACTATCGGCTCTTCAAGCTACTAGCGTTTACCAATCATTAACTGCTGAACAACAAGGAGAGTTAGCTGCGGCCCTCAGTCAATCTGATAAAAGTCAAACCGTATCTGCAGCTCAAACTATTTTAAGTTCTGTTCAAACACTGTCAACAGGTTTACAAACTCTGTCCCAAGGAAATAGCTTAGCTCAATTAGACCAGCTTAAAGCAGCTGTTTCCCAGATTGCGAGTCAGTCTAACCACGCTTTACCTGGAGCGAGTTCTGTATTATCTGAGTTGTCAATGGGATTATCAAAGGTAAATGGTAGTTTAAATCAACAGGTTCTACCAGGAAGTAATCAATTGACAACAGGATTAGCACACTTAAACGGGTATAATACTGCCATTGGTTCTGGGGTAACAAAACTCTCAGAAGGAGCGACAGCTCTATCAACAAAATCAAGGGAATTATTGAAAGGCAGTCAACAATTATCAGAAGATGCAGGTAAACTAGCCAATGGTAGTTTCCAATTGAGTCAAGGTGGCAATCAATTAACAAGTGGATTGACAGACTTGTCAACAGGCTTGTCAACGTTAAACGGTTCTTTGGCCAAAGCTTCTCAACAGTTATCACTTGTTTCCGTACAAGATAGAAACGCTAGAGCAGTTTCAAAACCAGTTTTATTAAACGAAAAAGACAGGGATGATGTCAAGACAAATGGGATTGGTATGGCACCTTATATGATTGCCGTTTCTCTAATGGTTGTGGCCTTGTCAACTAATGTTATCTTTGCTAATTCTTTATCTGGTCGTCCAGTTAAGAATAAGTGGGATTGGGCCAAACAAAAATTTGTGATTAATGGGTTCATTTCAACTGTGGGTTCTATTATTCTTTACTTAGCTATTCAGCTATTGGGATTTGAAGCACATTATGGCATGAAAACCTTAGGTTTTATCATATTAAGCGGTTGGACGTTGATGGCACTTGTCACAGCCTTAGTTGGGTGGGATGATCGCTATGGTTCCTTTGCTTCTTTAGTTATGCTATTACTTCAAGTTGGTTCTTCGGGTGGATCCTATCCCATTGAGTTAAGTGGGGCATTTTTTCAAACGTTACACCCTTTCTTGCCAATGACTTATGTGGTGTCTGGTTTGCGACAAACTATTTCTTTGGATGGCAATATTGGACTTGAAATCAAAGTGTTAACAGGCTTTCTATTAGCATTTACGGTGTTAGCACTGCTCATTTATCGACCTAAGAAAACTGTTTAA
- a CDS encoding TetR/AcrR family transcriptional regulator encodes MINRKENTRQAILKAMVILLKTESFDDITTIKLAKTAGISRSSFYTHYKDKYEMIDYYQQTFFHKLEYIFEKEYQNKEQAFLEVFDFLQREQLLSSLLSANGTKEIQTFIINKVRLLITTDLQDKFSTEELSQTEKEYRSIYLAHAFFGVCQSWIAKGKKESPQEMTQFVLKMLTST; translated from the coding sequence ATGATCAACCGAAAAGAAAACACAAGACAAGCAATTCTAAAAGCAATGGTTATCCTATTAAAAACCGAAAGTTTTGATGACATTACAACCATTAAACTTGCTAAAACGGCTGGTATTAGCCGATCGAGTTTTTACACTCACTATAAAGATAAATATGAAATGATTGACTATTACCAGCAAACCTTTTTCCATAAGTTAGAATACATTTTTGAAAAAGAATACCAAAATAAAGAACAGGCCTTCCTTGAAGTCTTTGATTTTCTCCAAAGAGAACAGCTTCTCTCTTCTCTTTTATCTGCTAACGGCACCAAAGAAATACAAACCTTCATCATCAATAAAGTTCGCCTTCTGATAACCACTGATTTACAAGATAAATTCAGTACTGAAGAGTTATCTCAAACAGAAAAAGAATACCGAAGCATCTACTTAGCGCATGCCTTTTTTGGTGTCTGTCAAAGTTGGATTGCAAAAGGTAAAAAAGAATCACCTCAAGAAATGACACAATTCGTTCTCAAAATGCTTACGAGTACCTAA
- the rpsD gene encoding 30S ribosomal protein S4: protein MSRYTGPSWKQSRRLGLSLTGTGKELARRNYVPGQHGPNNRSKLSEYGLQLAEKQKLRFSYGLGEKQFRNLFVQATKIKEGTLGFNFMVLLERRLDNVVYRLGLATTRRQARQFVNHGHILVDGKRVDIPSYRVEAGQVISVREKSMKVPAILEAVEATLGRPAFVSFDAEKLEGSLTRLPERDEINPEINEALVVEFYNKML, encoded by the coding sequence ATGTCACGTTATACTGGTCCATCATGGAAACAATCACGTCGCCTTGGTTTGTCACTTACAGGCACAGGTAAAGAATTGGCACGTCGTAACTACGTTCCAGGTCAACACGGTCCAAACAACCGTAGCAAACTTTCAGAGTATGGTTTGCAACTTGCTGAGAAACAAAAACTTCGTTTCTCATATGGTTTAGGTGAGAAACAATTCCGTAACTTGTTCGTACAAGCTACAAAAATCAAAGAAGGAACTCTTGGTTTCAACTTTATGGTTCTTTTAGAGCGTCGTCTTGACAATGTTGTATACCGTTTAGGTCTTGCAACTACTCGTCGTCAAGCACGTCAATTCGTTAACCACGGACACATCCTTGTTGATGGTAAACGTGTTGATATCCCTTCATACCGCGTTGAAGCTGGTCAAGTGATCTCAGTTCGTGAAAAATCAATGAAAGTTCCTGCAATCCTTGAAGCTGTTGAAGCTACTCTTGGACGTCCAGCTTTCGTATCTTTTGATGCTGAAAAACTTGAAGGTTCACTAACTCGCCTTCCAGAGCGCGATGAAATCAACCCAGAAATCAACGAAGCACTTGTCGTTGAATTCTACAACAAAATGCTTTAA
- a CDS encoding Veg family protein, giving the protein MSDAFADVAKMKKIKEDIKAHEGQLVELTLENGRKREKNKIGRLIEVYSSLFIIEYNDSSDIPGAINNSYVESYTYSDILTEKTLIRYLD; this is encoded by the coding sequence ATGAGTGATGCATTTGCAGATGTTGCAAAAATGAAGAAAATCAAAGAAGATATCAAAGCCCACGAAGGGCAACTAGTAGAGTTAACGCTTGAAAATGGTCGTAAACGTGAGAAAAATAAGATTGGTCGATTGATTGAAGTTTACAGTTCCTTATTTATTATCGAGTATAATGATAGTTCAGATATCCCAGGAGCAATCAATAATTCTTACGTTGAATCTTATACTTATTCAGATATTTTAACTGAAAAAACATTGATTCGTTATTTAGATTGA